atataaatataagaaaaaaatgtcaagaagataaaaaaataatgagTATTTGCAGGACTACTGCAAAAAATTGCCTTGCAAGGTGGCAGTTGAAATATTACTTGTTGCTTAAACCAAATGGAAGTAATATGAATATAGAGAAAATTCACAATTTTTATGAAGGGAATGTTTCTTCATTAGGAAGTGAATTCCTTTGCAGACATGGTCGATAAAAGATAAAATCTTGATTTTCAATAACATGAACTAATTTATGCCTATATCTAAGAAAATTTAGAACCTCTCAAAAGTTTATTTTTTGGGGGATAGATATTCTAGAGTTAAGCATGAAATGAGAACCATGCATAGTGGTGTTTGTGTTATCAAGTTGTATGACTGTTGAAAAGTCAGCTAAATATGAACAGTTCAATGAGAATGGAAGATGAACCCAATTGTTTTTGGTAGCTCTACGTACATAGAAAAGAAGAGTGCGAAAAAAACATTTCATTTCTTTTGTAAGATAAGACGGTATCGGGGATGATCATACTGGTGGAAACAGACGGATTGTCGTTTGAACAGTGTGCGCTCTCATACCAATTTGATAGAGGATGGtaagaagaaagagaagataTGAGAGAGATCGAGAagagaatagaaaaaaaaataaaagaagagagaattagatggtaataagaaaaagaaggtatgagagagattgagaagagaatagagaaaaaaatagaagaagatAGAATTAGACGAAGAAGAAGCAGacatgagatagagagagagtcgAACATAAAAAGAGAGAGTTAGGTGTAGAGGGAGAAGAGCTTAGGCAAAAGTTTTGATTAATCATCCAATTCAGTATCTTTTAGTATATACTTGTAGGCAAATAACAAACTGTAACCAGAAATGACAAACTAACCCCAAAGTAACTAAAGACATTCCAAGATAACAACTAAATTGaataaaattcttaaaatatCCATATTTCCCTAATTAAAGCAACATAAATAATTTCTAAATCTTTGAGGATGGTATTATCCCCTAACAATATCCACAGGTGGTTCCCCATCAATAGTGCTCATTTATCTTGCTCTTCTCCTCATCTAATTTTTTTCTGCTTCTAAGTTATAATGTTGCAATAGTACTATTTTTGTTTGCTGGCTTGCAGGGTATAAAAAGTAAGAACAAGCTGATACTAAGACTCATGGAACAATTGGTTTATCCGAATCCTGCTGCATACAGGGATAAACTAATCAGGTTTTCTACACTTAATCATACAAATTATTCTGAGGTTAGTATTTCATTTGAGTTAATTCAGCATGGATATTTAGTATTTTGTTGTTCTGAATCTGCATTCATCAGCTTGCCTTCTGTTGTAAGCATATGCTTTATTTATTggctttatcttcttcaagtatcttttgtaatttttgatcATCATTTTATCAATttgatatcattatttttattcaaagtaGGTTTTTTTTGGTTCTTGTAGTTAGCACTAAAAGCAAGTCAACTGCTGGAACAAACCAAGCTAAGTGAACTTCGTTCCAGTATTGCACGGAGCCTTTCCGAACTTGAGATGTTTACAGAAGAGGGTGAAAATATGGATACTCCTAAGAGGAAAAGTGCCATTAATGAACGGATGGAGGCTCTTGTAAGTGCTCCATTAGCAGTTGAGGATGCCCTTGTTGGTCTCTTTGATCATAGTGATCACACACTTCAAAGACGGGTTGTGGAGACTTATGTTCTTAGACTGTACCAGGTACTATGTTTCAAACTCCTTTTAATTGTCTCTTTTTTCATTGGTATGACTAGTTCCTCATCCAACTTCCTATACCCATCATCAGCCCTACCTTGTAAAAGGGAGTGTTAAGATGCAGTGGCACAGATCTGGTCTGATTGCTTCATGGGAATTCATGGAAGAGCATATTGAAAGAAAGAGTGGATGTGAAGATCGAACAGCTGATACAATGCTGGTTGCAAAACATTGTGTGAAGAAATGGGGAGTTATGGTTGTTATCAAATCTCTTCAGTTATTGCCTACAGTTATTGGTATTGCTTTGAAGGAAGTGAGTCATATATTTCATGATACAATTCCGAATGGGTCTATGGAATCAGCTAGCCATGGTAATATGATGCATATTGCATTGGTGGGCATCAACAACCAGATGAGTTTGCTTCAGGACAGGTACATGAGGTGTCTTTGTTCTCAAAATTTGAACCTGAAAACCTCCAGCTGTTATTTGTGAAATTTTAAAGGATCAAAAGCATTTTATACATGCATAGAAGCATGTGTTTAAGATTTTAAGTGAGGTTGAAGTTTGATTTATTGTATTAGTTAATCTGATTCTGTTTTGATATGATCTATATATTCAGCCAAAGTTCCAAATCATTGGTGGCATTTTGTTCTATGATATTGATGGCCATCTCTTCTTCCTGTCCATGAAACATTTGTTGCACAGAATAAGCAATTCTATCTGGTGATTATGGTTTTTAAGGTATTATTTCCTTATAAGCATTGTCCTGTGGCTCTTTCCAGTGGTGATGAGGATCAAGCTCAAGAGAGAATTAACAAGTTAGCGAAGATACTTAAAGAGCAAGAATTAGGCACCAGTCTCCGCACTGCAGGCATTGGGGTTATTAGTTGTATCATTCAGAGGGATGAAGGTCGGGCCCCTATGAGGCACTCCTTTCATTGGTCAGCGGAGAAGCTACATTATGTGGAAGAGCCTCTGTTGCGTCACTTGGAACCACCATTGTCCATTTACCTTGAACTGGTTTGTTAGATGACTTTAGCCCCATCTGGTTTCagtattaatgttattattacttttttcTGAACTAAGTTCATTTTTGCATCCTTATCCTTGCTTCAATTATGATATATTATAATTCAGGACAAGCTTAAAGGCTATGAGAATATACAGTATACTCCATCCCGAGACCGTCAATGGCACCTTTACACTGTAGTAGAAAAGACACTACCAATCCAGAGAATGTTTCTTAGAACACTTGTAAGGCAACCCACCACATATGAAGGATTTGTGGCATATCAAGGGCTTGACATGGGAACAACCCTAAACCAGCAGGCAATGTCTTTTACTTCAAGGAGCATTTTGAGGTCCTTAAAAGCTGCGATGGAGGAGTTGGAACTTAACGTGCACAATACTACTGTCAAAGCTGACCATGCGCATATGTACCTTTATATCTTACGGGAGCAACATTTAGATGATCTTTTACCCTACCCCAAGTAATAATATCTGTTGTCACACAATTATTTTGTTAAACAAAATTGAACTTCTTTCCATGTTGTCTTACCTTTGAGGCATTGTTTTCAGGAGAGTTGATGTGGATTCTGGGCAAAAAGCAACAGTTGAGATGATCTTGGAAGAGTTGGCACGTGAAATCCATGCATCTGCTGGTGTAAGAATGCACCGTTTAGGTGTTTGTGAGTGGGAAGTAAAGCTTTGTATGGCATCGGCTGGAGAGGCCAATGGTGCTTGGAGGGTGGTGGTTGCTAATGTGACTGGTCACACTTGCCGCGTGCATGTAAGTGTATCATCTAAACAATGGTTTAGAACAAGTCATctacactctttttcttttttaacatcATGTTAGATTTTGCGAAGGCATGCTAAGTGTGGCCAGCAGAGGCATCAGTTATGAGTGTGTTCCCTACAAGATAAGCAAAACAACAAATGCAAAAAGCTAATTCTACACTAATGATGTTCCAGATTGATCAGTGGATAGATACATTTTTCTGTCACACTACAGAAAATGCTTTTGTTCTAGAGAAGCAGTATAGAAGAAATTTTGGAAATAGGGGAGAAACTGATATCCACAGGAGAAAATCCAGCAAAGTTCACTTTTGTTTTTTTGCAGAAAATGTTTGCATGTTTTGCAGTTGCTAGCCTGCAACCATGCCTGACAATTTCATAATTAGCAATTTTGATGTAAAACAAATGAGTTATCAAAACCGGTTTTGTTGGtaaatattatgattatttcatCGTAATATTATGGGTAATAATTGTATTACTTGTAAATGTAACATGCAGATATACCGAGAACTGGAGGATACCCACAAGCACAGGGTGTTCTACCACTCAATCTCTGCACAAGGTCCTCTGCATGGCATGCCATTGAATGCACAGTATCAGCCTTTGGGAGCTCTTGACAGGAAACGCCTTTTGGCTAGGAGAAGCAACACTACATACTGCTATGATTTCCCGCTGGTGAGCACCATAAAATTTTTCTGTTTActgcaattttatatatatatatatatatatatattattctaaaGTTTGTAGAAACACATCCAAATACATATAACCTTGGAGAACCTTGCTTGCAGGCATTTGAGACTGCTTTGGAACAGTCATGGGCATCACAATGCCTGGGTACCAATAAACCCAAGGACAAAGTTCTTAAAGTCGCAGAGCTCACATTTTCTGATCAAAAAGGTTCATGGGGAACACCTCTCACTTCTGTGGAGCGCCCCCCCGGGCTCAATGATGTTGGCATGGTAGCCTGGAGTATGGAAATGTGTACTCCAGAATTCCCTTGCGGAAGGACAGTTTTGATTGTAGCGAATGATGTGACATTTAAAGCTGGATCTTTTGGCCCCAGAGAGGATGCCTACTTCCTTGCAGTGACTAATCTTGCTTGCACTAAAAAGGTACCTCTAATTTATTTGGCAGCTAACTCCGGAGCCCGTATCGGAGTAGCTGAGGAAATAAAAGCATGCTTTAAAGTTGGTTGGTCTGATGAATCAAACCCTGAGCATGGTTTTCAGTATGTGTATTTAACTCCGGAGGATCATGCACGCTTTGGATCATCTGTGATTGCGCATGAGTTAAAAGTGGCAAGCGGAGAAACTAGATGGGTTATAGATACCATAGTTGGAAAGGAGGACGGTTTAGGGGTTGAGAATTTGACAGGCAGTGGAGCCATTGCTGGTGCATATTCGAGGGCCTACAAGGAAACCTTTACCTTAACATATGTGACTGGCAGAACTGTTGGAATAGGTGCCTACCTAGCCCGCCTTGGAATGCGATGCATACAGAGGCTCGATCAGCCCATAATTCTGACTGGCTTCTCTGCGTTAAACAAACTTCTAGGCCGGGAGGTGTACAGCTCACAAATGCAACTTGGTGGGCCTAAAATTATGGCAACCAATGGGGTTGTTCATCTCACAGTCTTAGATGATCTTGAAGGAGTATTGGCTATTTTGAAGTGGCTTAGCTATGTACCCCCCTATGTAGGTGGCGCACTTCCCATTTTAGCTTCTTCAGATCCTCCAGAAAGGCCCGTGGAATACTTACCTGAAAACACATGTGATCCTCGTGCAGCTATTTCTGGTGCTTTGGATAGTAGGGGAAAGTGGCTTGGTGGTATTTTCGACAAGGATACTTTTGTGGAGACACTGGAGGGCTGGGCAAGGACTGTTGTAACAGGAAGGGCAAAGCTTGGGGGAATCCCTGTGGGAATTGTTGCTGTTGAGACACAGCCTGTGATGCAAGTTATCCCAGCAGACCCTGGTCAGCTTGATTCACACGAGAGGGTTGTCCCTCAAGCTGGGCAAGTATGGTTTCCTGATTCTGCAACTAAGACTTCCCAAGCATTGTTAGATTTCAACAGGGAGGAACTCCCACTTTTCATTCTTGCCAACTGGAGAGGCTTTTCTGGTGGGCAGAGAGACCTTTTTGAAGGGATCCTTCAGGCTGGATCAACCATTGTTGAGAACCTTAGAACATATAAGCAGCCTGTTTTTGTATACATTCCCATGATGGGTGAACTACGTGGTGGGGCATGGGTTGTTGTGGACAGCCGGATTAATTCTGACCACATTGAAATGTACGCTGATCGGACAGCTAAAGGGAATGTCCTTGAGCCAGCAGGGATGATTGAGATCAAATTCAGGGCAAAGGAGCTGCTGGAGTGCATGGGCAGGCTTGACCAGCACCTGATAAATCTAAAGACCAAGCTTCAGGTAGCTAAGTGTAGTGGGCCCCGTGGGGATGTTGAATCTCTACAACAGCAAATAAAAGCCCGTGAGAAGCACCTTTTGCCAGTTTACACTCAGATAGCCACCCGGTTTGCTGAACTACATGATACTTCCTTGCGGATGGCTGCCAAAGGTGTAATCAGGGGAGTTGTTGATTGGGCTCACTCTCGGACTTTCTTCTACAGAAGATTGCGTCGGAGAATCAGCGAGGGATTGCTGATCAAGACCATTCAAGATGCTGCTGGTGAGCACATGTCACATAAATCTGCAATCGACTTGATCAAGACGTGGTTTTTAGATTCTAGGATTGCTCGAGGTAGAGAAGATGCTTGGTTTGATGATGAAGCTTTCTTCACATGGAAGGAAAATCCAGGAAATTATGAAGAAAAGCTGAAGGAGTTGCGGGTCCAGAAGATATTTCTGCAACTGTCGAATATTGGTGATTCAATGTTGGATTTGCAAGCACTACCTGAAGGTCTTGCGTGCCTTCTGCACAAGGTAAAATCATTcagataataatttttttttagcttttcaGCTTCATTTTTCTCTCGTGGAATATAAAGGTTATTGTTGGACTCCAATGCAGATGGAGCCATCAAGCAGAGTGGAATTGACTGGTGAACTTCGAAAAGTGCTCAATTGATAAGATAGTTTGTGGTTCATCGGCAAGCCTGGTCCTGCAATTTGCCCTGCCCTTTTTCTGCTCAAGGATGATTCCACCTAGAAGACCAAAGGTGGATGACCTGCCTTCTCCCCATGCAAATGCTGCACTACCCTATAAGTATGATCTTGCTGGCAAAATAAATTTCCTTTGGAAAAATAAATTGGAAGAGCTCTTCCTCTTAATGCTATTGCATCAAGTGTAAATTCTTGTAGTTCCCGGAGTTCATGTAGGAAATAGCCGCAGATTAGGCAAAACAGAAAACAATTGGGAATTGGCAGGTTGTGTTTCATTAGTTTTCCATATGGATGATAAAATCCTTTCgcttatttgtaatttttttctgctaaaatctcttttgctatttttttaatagaactagctaATCTATTTCAaaaagtatttgtatctatcccatcctctaaggtccaatccccatctttgatcattttatctttaaattttattatgttttctccttttaggttccaccatctagttctcctacactggtttattttatccattttcttccattttttaatacatatatctaacactaagactttaTATTGTGTaattaggctttcacctggaataactttataattcttgcatgataaacgatctacccttctagttaaaaaaaaatctatttgacttctattttgtccattttaaaagttattaagtattcttctcttttcttaaagtaagtattcattatactaaaatcatatgacataacaaagtctaagatcatctcccctgactcatttttgtctccatatccatatcctctatgtatcctctcataatttttattatttcttccaacgtgtccatttagatctcctcctataaatattttctcaatccctgatatgccttatataatactatccatatctttccaaaattgtctcttaagattttctgttaagccaacttgaggagcacaaaaactaatgatatttattatctctcgtcctaataccatcttgatttttataattctatctattactctagttacatccacaatgctatcttttaagtttttgtttataataatgcccactccattcttatgtttttcttttccagtgtactaaagtttaaatcttgatttatcgatttctctaactttctcccccgcccacttagtttcttgaaggcaaattatattaattattcttctaatcattgtatccacaatttccatgcttttatcCGTAAGTgcccctatattccaagttgctaatctaatcctagtttcctagaactaacgtctttacctacccacgtctagaatgatgcaggaaccctcgcatatttgacaccgaaCCCGGACGCCGACACTGCGCGTCGCTTTGGGGCGGCAACCTAGCCCACCCTtacccacttttcgctacactcggatggttcaagtgcaacgcgtcgctcgtaggggacgccctagcaaatattcggtaaggattcatatcatagtaatgtgacaaattttacgctggctgtcagctacctaacgcaaccctcctcttTAAGTCGGGCTTGGGACcgactgtgtgtgaaaaaattaggacattaagtgcatcacaggtggAGTTTCAACTCTATCGGTTTAATGGTCGCTAATAAATTGATGTTAGGATGAAGATTCAATATGAAAGAACTACCTATAAGACAAATTAAGGCAGCTCCCATTACCTCCAAGAGAAGAAATTCGGTCGTTAAAGGAGCTATCTTCTTCGGCAACAAAGTTGGATGGATTCCATGAAGCTTCCTGGGTCTCTAGGGCCCGAGACACTGCCTATATTCTaactttccctctctctctctctctctctctctctctctctctctcgtaagCTATTGAAATGGAAGTTGGTAACCCTCGACCTCTTTCCAAACCTTTTCCAAATGAAACACTTAATTTTTTCAGCAAAATGTGCTACAAAATTTATGCAAATTTCAGGAAAGAACACATTGGATGAAGAATTTTATGAAAGAAACTAGTATGTGCAACTAAATGAACACAAGTAATGATCAGGACTAATAAGATTAGTTTAATACATttattaaaaaggtaaaaaatgATATCTCTATATTTTCCTAACATttgaggaaaagaaaggaaattgtcAACAGTCAttttttatccaaaaaataaagTCTAACTTGCATATATAAAAAGTTAAGACAAAGAatgcaaaaagaagaagaatagcTAAGGTAGTTGATTGACCACTTTTCCCATCAAATTTTCTTGGCACCCTAATAAGTGGTCAACAAGCTCCTTTAAGCAGTCGACCATTCccaccaaaattcaaaattttgcaTTATTTGCTCCTGATTAGCTATGGATTTTGGGGATGCCACATGTCAAGTCTCGATATTGAAGTTGGTAGTTGGTAGTTATTGGTGGttgtttttaaatttgaatatttgaatttCTAATTCAAAAGAGGCTTTCCCTCCCATCTATTTGAGGTCTATAAAAGGGTCTCTTTAGCAAGAGAATTGAGCATGTCCAAGTGGGGGCAAGGAGAGAAATTTCTGAGTGAGTTAGGGGATTCATTAGGGATTTgtttgaaaaagaagaagaagaaggaaatcatttttcttttttatttgctTGAGGCATTTTGGAGAGTGAAGAGAAAGAGAGTAGGGggagggggtggggggggggggggggg
The sequence above is a segment of the Malania oleifera isolate guangnan ecotype guangnan chromosome 8, ASM2987363v1, whole genome shotgun sequence genome. Coding sequences within it:
- the LOC131161995 gene encoding acetyl-CoA carboxylase 1-like, yielding MSEAQRRSMMAGVVRGNGFVNGVIPIRNPATSIVDEFCSALGGKEPIHSILIANNGMAAVKFIRSVRTWAYETFGTEKAILLVAMATPEDMRINAEHIRIADQFVEVPGGTNNNNYANVQLIVEMAEITHVDAVWPGWGHASENPELPDALNAKGIIFLGPPATSMAALGDKIGSSLIAQAAEVPTLPWSGSHVKIPPECCLVTISEEIYREACVYTAEEAIASCQVVGYPAMIKASWGGGGKGIRKVHNDDEVKALFKQVQGEVPGSPIFIMKVASQSRHLEVQLLCDQYGNVAALHSRDCSVQRRHQKIIEEGPITVAPLETVKKLEQAARRLAKCVNYVGAATVEYLYSMETGEYYFLELNPRLQVEHPVTEWIAEINLPAAQVAVGMGIPLWQIPEIRRFYGAENGGGYDTWRRTSVVATPFDFDRAESTRPKGHCVAVRVTSEDPDDGFKPTSGKVQELSFKSKPNVWAYFSVKSGGGIHEFSDSQFGHVFAFGDSRAVAIANMVLGLKEIQIRGEIRTNVDYTIDLLHASDYRDNKIHTGWLDSRIAMRVRAERPPWYLSVVGGALYKASASSAAVVSDYVGYLEKGQIPPKHISLVNSHVSLNIEGSKYTIEMVRGGPGSYRLRMNKSEIEAEIHTLRDGGLLMQLDGNSHVVYAEEEAAGTRLLIDGRTCLLQNDHDPSKLVAETPCKLLRYLVLDGSHVVADMPYAEVEVMKMCMPLLSPASGVIQFKMSEGQAMQAGELIARLDLDDPSAVRKAEPFNGSFPVLGPPTAILGKVHQRCAASLNAARMILAGYEHNIDEEVQNLLNCLDSPQLPFLQWQECLAVLANRLPKDLKSELESKYKEYDGISSSQIVDFPAKLLRGVLEAHLSSCPDKERGAQERLVEPLMSLVKCYEGGRESHAHIIVQSLFEEYLAIEELFSDNIQADVIERLRLQFKKDLLKVVDIVLSHQGIKSKNKLILRLMEQLVYPNPAAYRDKLIRFSTLNHTNYSELALKASQLLEQTKLSELRSSIARSLSELEMFTEEGENMDTPKRKSAINERMEALVSAPLAVEDALVGLFDHSDHTLQRRVVETYVLRLYQPYLVKGSVKMQWHRSGLIASWEFMEEHIERKSGCEDRTADTMLVAKHCVKKWGVMVVIKSLQLLPTVIGIALKEVSHIFHDTIPNGSMESASHGNMMHIALVGINNQMSLLQDSGDEDQAQERINKLAKILKEQELGTSLRTAGIGVISCIIQRDEGRAPMRHSFHWSAEKLHYVEEPLLRHLEPPLSIYLELDKLKGYENIQYTPSRDRQWHLYTVVEKTLPIQRMFLRTLVRQPTTYEGFVAYQGLDMGTTLNQQAMSFTSRSILRSLKAAMEELELNVHNTTVKADHAHMYLYILREQHLDDLLPYPKRVDVDSGQKATVEMILEELAREIHASAGVRMHRLGVCEWEVKLCMASAGEANGAWRVVVANVTGHTCRVHIYRELEDTHKHRVFYHSISAQGPLHGMPLNAQYQPLGALDRKRLLARRSNTTYCYDFPLAFETALEQSWASQCLGTNKPKDKVLKVAELTFSDQKGSWGTPLTSVERPPGLNDVGMVAWSMEMCTPEFPCGRTVLIVANDVTFKAGSFGPREDAYFLAVTNLACTKKVPLIYLAANSGARIGVAEEIKACFKVGWSDESNPEHGFQYVYLTPEDHARFGSSVIAHELKVASGETRWVIDTIVGKEDGLGVENLTGSGAIAGAYSRAYKETFTLTYVTGRTVGIGAYLARLGMRCIQRLDQPIILTGFSALNKLLGREVYSSQMQLGGPKIMATNGVVHLTVLDDLEGVLAILKWLSYVPPYVGGALPILASSDPPERPVEYLPENTCDPRAAISGALDSRGKWLGGIFDKDTFVETLEGWARTVVTGRAKLGGIPVGIVAVETQPVMQVIPADPGQLDSHERVVPQAGQVWFPDSATKTSQALLDFNREELPLFILANWRGFSGGQRDLFEGILQAGSTIVENLRTYKQPVFVYIPMMGELRGGAWVVVDSRINSDHIEMYADRTAKGNVLEPAGMIEIKFRAKELLECMGRLDQHLINLKTKLQVAKCSGPRGDVESLQQQIKAREKHLLPVYTQIATRFAELHDTSLRMAAKGVIRGVVDWAHSRTFFYRRLRRRISEGLLIKTIQDAAGEHMSHKSAIDLIKTWFLDSRIARGREDAWFDDEAFFTWKENPGNYEEKLKELRVQKIFLQLSNIGDSMLDLQALPEGLACLLHKMEPSSRVELTGELRKVLN